The genomic segment CACCCCGCCGCCCCGGGCGCGCCCGGCACGGCGGGAGCGACCGCGTGTACCGGGCACGGCGGCGGCGCCGACAGGTCCTCCGACAGCCTGCTGACGTCGTGCCAGATCCGTACGGTTCTGGCGTGCAGTTCCGGCAACCGCTTCGACTGCGCCCCCTCGAACAGCTCGCTCTCCACGAGCGGGAACACCGCATCCACGCGATCCCGCTCCATCCGCGCCGCGAGCACGTCCAGGTCGGCGCCTTCCGAAGCACGGTAGAAGTCCGCCGCGACCCCCGCCTCGCGCAGCGACCGCACCAGGTGCCACAGGGCGGTCTCCACGCCACCCCACGACGGCGAGTCGAAGCCCTCGTCGTAGATCTCGAACAGGGCCGGTCCGGCGGGCGGCTCAGCCATGGCGCACCTCCCGCGGGCCGTGCCCCGTGGCCTCGGTGACCAGCTCCACCAGGTCCTGCACCACGAGTCGCCGGCCCGGCCGTGACCTCAGCGACAGCGTGCAGTCGAAGTAGCCCTCCAGCCGGTTGACGATGTTGAGGAACTCGCGGTCGTCCACGTCCACGAACCCCTGGGCGACGATGTCCCCGGCGTCGTCGCCGGTCTCGTCGCTGAGGCACTTCAGGACGAGCATGCGGGTCATGCCGTCCTGGCCAGGTGCGCCTTGCTGTTCGCCACCACCAGGGAAGCGCATCCGTCCTCCGTTCTGTCCACGATGAACACACCGGTGTTGCTGATCTTGAAGCGGGTGCGGCGCAGCAGCGCGTCGTCAAGGCCCAGCAGTTCGAAGAGGAGGGCCTGCATCGTCTCGGAGTGCGACACGAGCACCCATCGGGCGCCATCCCCGCCCGCGGGGCAGCACGCGGCCAGGAACTCCCCGATGCGGCGCCTCTGCGCCACCCAGCTCTCCACGCCCCGTACTTCGGCCGCCGGATGCCGCAGCCGGTCTTCCAGCACTGCGTCCCACTCGCGGACCACGAGGGGCCGCGGGAAGGCCTCCGGCGCCCGCAGCTCCGCCAGCCGGGCGTCCGCCACCACTGGCACGCCCAAGGCGGCGCCCAGTACCTCCGCGGTGCGGGCCGCCCGCCGCTGCGGGCTGGAGTACACCCGTACGGCGGCGCCCGGCCCACGGTCCGGTGGGCCCACCGCCGGGTCCCCGGGCAGGTGGTCGGCGAGGGCCCGGGCCTGCCGTTCGCCGAGCGGGGTGAGTCCGGCGTGTGGGTCGAAGCCCGGCAGGACGTCGTCGTCCCGCAACACGTTCAGGCTCGCCTCGGCGTGCCGGACCAGCACGAACCTCTGGGCGGCCGTCATACGACCGGCAGCGGGACGCCGCCCTGCGGGACACGCATCCGCTCACGCGAGTTGTTGAACTCCTGGTTGGCTATGCAGGTGCCGCACGGCCAGTCGTCGAACTCGCGGATCGGGCCGAAGCCGTGCACCAAGTGCTTGGGCACCGAGTAGCAGTCGCACTTGACCATCCGAATCTCTTCCCCGGACACCTGGTAGTTGTAGCCGTTGGTGATCTGGTCGCAGACCGCGTCCCGCTTGCCGGTCTCGTAGATGTGATTCCAGCGGCGGAAGTACTCGGGCGGAGCCAGGAAGTCCGCCGGGTTCAGGTCCTGGTAGCGCAGGTTCACGGTCAGCGGCTGTCCCTTGAAGGCCAGCAGCGGCATGAAGTGCAGCAGCCCTTGGTAATTCCTGGACCTGAGGAGATCGATGTACGCGTTGACCTCCTCCACCGGCTGACCCCAGTACACGGTCTGGAGCTCCGCCTTCAGCTCGACGGCGGCGTCCAGGATGCGGTCGATCTGTCCCTGTTTCAGACCGCGCTTGGAGTTCATCGCCTCGGTGTGGCCGTCCACCGAGAACACCCACAGCAGGTCCGGGCGTCCCTCCAGGGCTCGGGGCAGCTTCGTGCCGTTGCTCAGCACTTCGATGCGGTAGCCCTCGGCCGCCCGCTTCTGCAGATGGTCGACGATCTTCGGGTAGAGGGTGATCTCGCCGTCGGACTCCACCCGGAACAGCACCGTGTCCGGCTCGTACTCGGCGAAGATCCGGTCCAGTGAACGGATGGTGGCCGGCTGGTCCACCTTGGTCTTCTTGACCTCGCAGTAGGTGCATCGGATGTTGCAGGCGCCGTCGACGACGATATTGCGGTAGGTGCGCACCCGGCGCACGGGCGGCGGCCAGACGATGTCGGATGCCATGGTGTGACTCCTCGCTCGGGGTGGGGAAGAACCGGCCGCGGTGCGGTGGCTCATACATGCGCGGCGTGCCGGGACACCAGGTCGCCGGCCACCGCCTTGGCGCTGCGCAGCGCGTGCGCCTGGATGGTGAGGGTGGGATTGAGGCCGCCCGGGTACGGCATGAAGCTGCCGTCGACGACGTACACGTTGGGCGCCGAGTGGACGCGGCCCCAGCCGTCCACCACCGACGTGGCCGGGTCGTCGCCGGCCCGGCAGGTGCCGTGCAGATGACAGCTGCCCTGCGCGAACCCGCTCTCCTCGTGCTGGATAGCGGTCGCGCCCGCCTGCCGCAGCAGCCGTTCGCACTTGCCGGTCATGTAGGCGAGGCGGCGCAGGTCGCGCGGGTCGGTGGTGTAGTCGATGACGACGGCCGGCACGCCGTCCTCGTCGACGCGGCGGGACAACCGGACCCGGTTGTCCAGGTTCGGGTGGTCGGCAAGGATCGTCTCGACGCGCAGCTCCAGCACGTCATGCCGGATGCGCTCGGGCATGTCGTTCTTCGACTCGTAGATCATGCCGCCCACGCCTGTGGGGCAGCCGGGGTCCACGTAGTGGTCGAGGAACGCGATCGTGGAGAACGGGCCCGAGTGTGTGCGCCAGTCGGCGAGCGTCGTCTCCGCCGACACCTCGACGAAGCCGCTGACGTACTCGCTCAGCTTCATCGTCAGCCCGCGGCCCACGAGGCCCGAGTGGTTGCCCACGCCGCCCGGTGCGTGCCCACCGTGGGACCGCAGCAGCAGCGCGGCCGTCTGGATCGCGTTGCACGCGACGACGAACGACCTGGCCCGGATCCGGTGCGCGGTGCGGGTCAGCCGGTCCAGGCAGGTGACCGAGGTGACCGCGTCCGACCTCTCCTGGTCCAGGCGCAGTGCCCGCAGCCCAGTCCGCAGCGCGAAGCCGGGGTGTCCGGCGAGCGGGGCGAGGAAGACGGCGACGGCGTCCCCCTTGGCGCCCGTCGGGCACTGGTGGCTCACGCACAGCGTGTCCCGCGCGCACGCCGAACGCCCGTCGTGAGCATGGCGGTTGATGGCCAGTGGTGTGGGGAACGGGTCGTAGCCGAGTTCGGTGCCCGCCTCATACAGAACCTCGGCCGCGGCTGTTGGCGGGTGCGCCGGGCCGCGGCTGCCTCCCCCCTCCTCGCCGCCGCACACCCCGAGCCGCCGCTCCAGCACGTCGTAGTACGGGGCGAGTTCGGCGAGCCCGTACGGCCAGCGCACATCGAGGTCGCCGGCGTCGATCAGCTCGCTCGGATCGAAGTCGAACGGCCGGTAGCGCCACGAGGCGCCGCCGTAGAAGACCGTCCCGCCGCCCAGGTTGGATGTCGTCCACGGCCAGCCCTCGTCGGTCCAGCCGCCGTTGCCGTCACGGGCCAGGGCGGTGCGGCACATGTCGTCCAGCTCCGGGTTGCCGAGGCCGGGAGAGAGCCGGAAACCCTCCTCGACCATCAGGACGTCCAGCCCTTGCCGGACGAGCCGGTCTGCGGCCACCGAACCACTGGCACCGCTGCCGATCACGACGACGTCCCAGATCCGGCCGTCGTCCCGGGGGTCCCACCCGTCGCGGTGCACGGGCCCCAGCGGCTCGGGGTGCCATGCGTGCGCGGTGTCCGAGGGCAGGGGGCCCCGAAGGCGCTTCATCGTGTGCCTTTCGTCGAAGGGTGATTACGGGGAGGCGGGGAGAGCCACCGGGCAGAAGCTCCCGGGGCATGGCGACGTCACGCTGTCGTGACGGCCAGCCAGCCCCGCTGCATGCCGGCGAACCGTCCGCCCGCATTCAGCAGTTGCGCCGGACTGCCGTCCTCGACCACCGCCCCGTTCTCGATGACCAGGACGCGATCGGCGATGGCGAGCGTGGACAACCGGTGCGCGATGATCACCGCGGTGCGGCCCGCGAGGACCCGGGTCAGCGCTTCGTGCACGGCCCGCTCCGACGGGGTGTCCATGCTGGACGTCGCCTCGTCGAGAATCAGCACGCGCGGCGAGGTCAGCATCACCCGCGCCATGGCGATCAACTGCCGCTGGCCGGCCGACAGGCCCGAACCCCGCTTGTGCACGTCCGTGTCGTAGCCACCGGGCAGCGCGCTGATGAATCCGTGCGCGCCCACCGACTCAGCGGCCGCCCGGATCTCGGCTCGTGAAGCGTCCGGCCGGCCCAGCGCGATGTTGTCCGCGACCGACCCGGAGAACAGGAACGCCTCCTGGGTGATCATCGAGACGGCGCCGCGCAGTTCGGCGTCGGCCAGCTCCCGCAGGTCCACCCCGTCCAGCCTGACCCGGCCCGCCGCGGGATCGTACAGCCGCGCCATCAGCTTGGCGATCGTGGACTTGCCGGCGCCGGTGGTGCCCACCAGGGCGACCGTACGGCCCGGTTCGAGCACCAGGTCGACGCCGGACAGCACACGGCGGCCCTCATCGCCGTACCGGAAGTGGACGCCCTCGAACCTCACGGCGCCCCGCCCGCCCGGCGGGTCCGCCGGCAACGCAACCGGACGCTTCGGCTCGGCCACCGCCGGGTGGGGCACGAACAGCGCACCGATCTTCTCCAAGCCCGCCGACGCCGCCGAAAAGGCGTTGGCGAAACTCGCCAGCTCGTCGATCGGGTCGTACAGCCGGTGCACGTACAGCAGGAACGCGGTGAGCGTGCCGATGGCCAACTGGCCCTGGTCCATGCGGAACACGCCCAACGTCAGCAGCCCGGCCAATGACAGGTTGCCGATGAGCTTCACTCCGCCGCTGAAGGTGGCGCTCACCCAGCCGGCGTCCGCCCGCGCCACCGTGTACCGGGCGTCGAGCCGGCGCAGCCGGGCCGCGTTGGCCTCCTCGCGGCGGAACGCCTGTACGGCCCTGATGCCGTTGAAGGCCTCCACCGTGTGCTGCACTACGCCCTCGACGGCCGTCCTGGTGCTCCGGTAGGCGCGCCGCGACCGGTTCCGGAACCACTGCGTCAGCACGTACAGCGGGATGAACAGCACGATCACGACCGCGGCCATCGGCTGGTCCATCCACAGCATCACGGCGAGGATTCCGACCATCGAGAACAGCGCGGAGAACAGCCCGTCCAAGCCCATCTCCAGCATCTCCTCGACCGACTCCACATCACTGGACAGCCGGGCGATCACCCGCCCCGAGGGATACGACTCGTGGAACGCCAGCGGCTGGCCCATCACATGGGTGAAGGCCCGGTGCCGCAGCTCGAACAAGAGGTCCTGGGCAATGCCGCCGGAGTAGCGCAGAAAGCACCACTTGAGCGTGGCCGTGGTCAGCCCGGCAGCCAGTGCCGCAGCCGTGAAGCCGATCAGCGGCGTCCACCGGCCGTCCGCTGCCTCGGGCACACCCCGGTCGATGGCGGCGGCGATCAGCAGCGGCGGGACCAGCCCGCACACGTTCTCCACCAGGGCCAGCGCGGTGGCGGCCGCCA from the Streptomyces xinghaiensis S187 genome contains:
- a CDS encoding DUF6137 domain-containing protein, with product MTRMLVLKCLSDETGDDAGDIVAQGFVDVDDREFLNIVNRLEGYFDCTLSLRSRPGRRLVVQDLVELVTEATGHGPREVRHG
- a CDS encoding histidine phosphatase family protein, whose amino-acid sequence is MTAAQRFVLVRHAEASLNVLRDDDVLPGFDPHAGLTPLGERQARALADHLPGDPAVGPPDRGPGAAVRVYSSPQRRAARTAEVLGAALGVPVVADARLAELRAPEAFPRPLVVREWDAVLEDRLRHPAAEVRGVESWVAQRRRIGEFLAACCPAGGDGARWVLVSHSETMQALLFELLGLDDALLRRTRFKISNTGVFIVDRTEDGCASLVVANSKAHLARTA
- a CDS encoding radical SAM protein, with translation MASDIVWPPPVRRVRTYRNIVVDGACNIRCTYCEVKKTKVDQPATIRSLDRIFAEYEPDTVLFRVESDGEITLYPKIVDHLQKRAAEGYRIEVLSNGTKLPRALEGRPDLLWVFSVDGHTEAMNSKRGLKQGQIDRILDAAVELKAELQTVYWGQPVEEVNAYIDLLRSRNYQGLLHFMPLLAFKGQPLTVNLRYQDLNPADFLAPPEYFRRWNHIYETGKRDAVCDQITNGYNYQVSGEEIRMVKCDCYSVPKHLVHGFGPIREFDDWPCGTCIANQEFNNSRERMRVPQGGVPLPVV
- a CDS encoding GMC oxidoreductase; the encoded protein is MKRLRGPLPSDTAHAWHPEPLGPVHRDGWDPRDDGRIWDVVVIGSGASGSVAADRLVRQGLDVLMVEEGFRLSPGLGNPELDDMCRTALARDGNGGWTDEGWPWTTSNLGGGTVFYGGASWRYRPFDFDPSELIDAGDLDVRWPYGLAELAPYYDVLERRLGVCGGEEGGGSRGPAHPPTAAAEVLYEAGTELGYDPFPTPLAINRHAHDGRSACARDTLCVSHQCPTGAKGDAVAVFLAPLAGHPGFALRTGLRALRLDQERSDAVTSVTCLDRLTRTAHRIRARSFVVACNAIQTAALLLRSHGGHAPGGVGNHSGLVGRGLTMKLSEYVSGFVEVSAETTLADWRTHSGPFSTIAFLDHYVDPGCPTGVGGMIYESKNDMPERIRHDVLELRVETILADHPNLDNRVRLSRRVDEDGVPAVVIDYTTDPRDLRRLAYMTGKCERLLRQAGATAIQHEESGFAQGSCHLHGTCRAGDDPATSVVDGWGRVHSAPNVYVVDGSFMPYPGGLNPTLTIQAHALRSAKAVAGDLVSRHAAHV
- a CDS encoding ABC transporter ATP-binding protein, which gives rise to MKGHEEAPSRAQRDALLRMLLWPKRRRLAAATALALVENVCGLVPPLLIAAAIDRGVPEAADGRWTPLIGFTAAALAAGLTTATLKWCFLRYSGGIAQDLLFELRHRAFTHVMGQPLAFHESYPSGRVIARLSSDVESVEEMLEMGLDGLFSALFSMVGILAVMLWMDQPMAAVVIVLFIPLYVLTQWFRNRSRRAYRSTRTAVEGVVQHTVEAFNGIRAVQAFRREEANAARLRRLDARYTVARADAGWVSATFSGGVKLIGNLSLAGLLTLGVFRMDQGQLAIGTLTAFLLYVHRLYDPIDELASFANAFSAASAGLEKIGALFVPHPAVAEPKRPVALPADPPGGRGAVRFEGVHFRYGDEGRRVLSGVDLVLEPGRTVALVGTTGAGKSTIAKLMARLYDPAAGRVRLDGVDLRELADAELRGAVSMITQEAFLFSGSVADNIALGRPDASRAEIRAAAESVGAHGFISALPGGYDTDVHKRGSGLSAGQRQLIAMARVMLTSPRVLILDEATSSMDTPSERAVHEALTRVLAGRTAVIIAHRLSTLAIADRVLVIENGAVVEDGSPAQLLNAGGRFAGMQRGWLAVTTA